The Anaerohalosphaeraceae bacterium genome includes a window with the following:
- a CDS encoding HAD family hydrolase, giving the protein MPVHSVLFDLDGTLTVPLLDFDLIRRQIGLPPDCPSILAAIEKLPETHRQRAWEILCSHEEHAAVHSALQPSAKPLLEYLRQKNIKTGILTRNSRQSTQTVLAKHRLTVDGMITREDGPPKPDPFGVLALCRLFRSSPQNTLVVGDFLHDLQAARQAGAPAVLFKSHPRADEFVPWADFVIHSLDEIRLIIDNLSDKLEGNHR; this is encoded by the coding sequence ATGCCTGTACACTCTGTTCTTTTTGATCTGGACGGCACGCTGACAGTGCCGCTGCTGGACTTTGATTTGATACGACGCCAAATCGGGCTTCCGCCGGATTGTCCTTCGATCCTGGCTGCGATTGAAAAACTGCCGGAAACGCACCGTCAGCGGGCCTGGGAGATTCTCTGCAGCCATGAGGAACACGCCGCTGTTCATTCCGCACTTCAGCCATCGGCCAAACCCCTGCTGGAGTATCTGCGGCAAAAAAACATCAAAACAGGCATTCTGACCCGCAATTCCCGACAAAGCACCCAAACCGTCCTCGCCAAACACCGCCTTACGGTTGACGGAATGATAACACGTGAAGACGGCCCTCCGAAACCGGACCCTTTCGGCGTGCTGGCCCTGTGCAGACTGTTCCGGTCCTCTCCGCAAAACACCCTCGTTGTCGGCGATTTCCTCCACGACCTCCAGGCCGCCCGTCAGGCAGGAGCTCCGGCCGTCCTTTTCAAAAGCCACCCTCGAGCCGATGAATTTGTTCCGTGGGCGGATTTTGTCATCCATTCCCTTGACGAAATCCGGCTTATCATAGACAATCTGTCCGACAAACTCGAAGGGAACCATCGATGA
- a CDS encoding LysR family transcriptional regulator — protein MNIETAKIFCDLVEMKNFSRTAEIHGISQSAVSQQLAQLEMDHKVQLINRKKRPIELTAAGQIFYQACKDILERYDRLNSELAALKQSTCKIHLAAIFSIGMHTLQPYIQKFMSVYPDVNLAVEYNSAKDIYEKILRGIIDIGVVAVPRRDRNLEIFPFENEPLVLACSPSHPFANRKTVDIHEIQGEKFIAFSEEVPTRRFIDDILNRYHITVRCIMEFDNIETIKRAVEINAGISILPAPTLRSELANGTLRAIEFSNESFFRPTGIIVRKDKTRSKAAQYLIELLRKE, from the coding sequence ATGAATATTGAAACGGCAAAAATCTTCTGTGACTTGGTAGAAATGAAGAACTTTTCACGGACTGCGGAGATTCACGGCATCAGCCAGTCCGCCGTTTCTCAGCAATTGGCCCAGCTGGAAATGGACCACAAAGTCCAGTTAATCAACCGCAAAAAAAGGCCGATTGAACTGACCGCCGCCGGCCAGATTTTCTACCAGGCCTGCAAGGATATCCTCGAACGATACGACCGGCTCAACAGCGAACTGGCCGCCCTCAAGCAGTCCACCTGCAAAATTCATCTGGCGGCCATTTTCAGCATCGGGATGCACACCCTTCAGCCCTACATCCAGAAATTTATGTCCGTCTATCCGGATGTCAACCTGGCGGTCGAGTACAACAGCGCCAAAGATATCTATGAAAAAATTCTCCGCGGAATCATCGATATCGGCGTCGTGGCCGTTCCCCGCCGAGACCGCAATCTCGAAATCTTTCCCTTTGAAAACGAACCGCTCGTGCTGGCCTGCAGCCCGTCTCATCCTTTCGCAAACCGAAAAACGGTGGACATCCACGAGATTCAGGGGGAAAAATTCATCGCCTTTTCGGAAGAAGTCCCCACCCGCCGCTTTATCGACGACATCCTGAACCGATACCACATCACCGTCCGCTGCATCATGGAATTTGACAACATCGAAACGATTAAGCGGGCAGTGGAAATCAATGCGGGAATCAGCATCCTGCCCGCTCCGACTCTTCGCAGTGAATTGGCCAACGGAACGCTGCGGGCAATTGAATTCTCCAATGAATCCTTTTTCCGCCCGACGGGAATTATTGTTCGCAAAGACAAAACCCGCTCCAAGGCCGCCCAATATCTGATTGAACTGCTTCGAAAAGAATAA
- a CDS encoding uracil-DNA glycosylase translates to MNEPRDVSRLLRQHKEMESFFAGDFTLRSRPVSTDACGAKDSQQLLEAIAEEVRACRKCEIGSTRLNAVPGEGNPKARLVFVGEAPGADEDQQGRPFVGRAGQLLTRMIAAIGLRREDVFICNTLKCRPPENRDPRPDEIWNCLPYLKRQLDILRPEVIVALGSHAARTLLQTEAAIGKLRGYFHEYRFSDSDRPAKVMPTYHPAYLLRNYSYENRQRVWEDLQKVADALGLKIPQGGRQADPT, encoded by the coding sequence ATGAATGAGCCACGAGACGTATCCAGACTGCTGCGGCAGCACAAAGAAATGGAGTCTTTTTTTGCGGGGGATTTTACCCTGCGAAGCCGTCCGGTTTCGACGGACGCCTGCGGGGCCAAAGATTCCCAGCAGCTTTTGGAGGCAATTGCCGAAGAAGTTCGGGCCTGCCGCAAATGCGAAATCGGGAGCACACGGCTGAACGCTGTGCCCGGGGAGGGCAATCCGAAGGCCCGGCTGGTTTTTGTGGGAGAAGCGCCGGGAGCCGACGAAGACCAGCAGGGCCGGCCGTTTGTGGGCCGGGCGGGCCAGCTGCTGACCCGAATGATTGCCGCCATCGGCCTTCGCCGTGAGGATGTGTTTATCTGCAACACGCTCAAGTGCCGCCCCCCGGAAAACCGCGACCCCCGACCGGATGAAATCTGGAACTGTCTTCCATATCTGAAGCGGCAGCTGGATATCCTGCGGCCGGAAGTGATTGTGGCGCTGGGCTCGCACGCCGCCCGCACCCTGCTGCAGACCGAGGCGGCCATCGGCAAGCTGAGAGGATATTTTCACGAATACCGTTTTTCTGATTCAGACCGTCCGGCCAAAGTCATGCCGACCTATCATCCGGCCTATCTGCTGCGGAATTATTCCTATGAAAATCGCCAGCGGGTCTGGGAGGATTTGCAAAAGGTGGCCGATGCACTCGGACTGAAAATACCGCAGGGCGGAAGGCAGGCGGACCCCACCTGA
- a CDS encoding flavodoxin domain-containing protein: MASGLVIYYSRSGNTKIMAKTIADAMTAAGVPTACKSVSEVKPDDLLKVDAIVVGSPTYYGRAAAPIAQLFDETVSKHGKLDGKVGGAFSSSANIGGGNETTICEINNMMLIHGMIIQGDPQGDHYGPVAIGKPDNRALEQCSRRGQRIAALTKRLFG; encoded by the coding sequence ATGGCAAGCGGATTGGTTATTTACTATTCCCGCAGCGGCAATACCAAAATCATGGCAAAAACGATTGCGGATGCAATGACGGCCGCAGGCGTTCCGACCGCCTGCAAAAGCGTCAGTGAGGTAAAACCGGACGACCTTCTGAAAGTCGATGCCATAGTCGTCGGCTCCCCTACCTACTACGGCCGGGCCGCCGCCCCCATCGCCCAGCTTTTTGATGAAACCGTCAGCAAGCACGGGAAACTGGACGGCAAAGTCGGCGGGGCCTTCAGCAGCTCGGCCAACATCGGAGGCGGAAACGAAACGACCATCTGCGAAATCAACAATATGATGCTCATCCATGGAATGATTATTCAGGGCGACCCTCAGGGAGACCATTACGGGCCGGTTGCCATCGGAAAGCCCGATAATCGAGCACTCGAACAGTGCTCGCGGAGAGGTCAGCGGATTGCCGCCCTCACGAAACGCCTATTCGGGTAA
- the purM gene encoding phosphoribosylformylglycinamidine cyclo-ligase, giving the protein MTPSKKLTYQQAGVSIDANDEMVRRISRSLASTFGPRVIPLENGFAGLFRLDYDEKLFKKNYKNPVLVACTDGVGTKILIARQMNRMDSIGIDLVAMNVNDMLVQGAEPLFFLDYLAVHKLIPEQIAEMVEGIAAGCRMADCALIGGETAEMPDLYAENECDMAGFAVGVVERNRIITGRNVAPGDVVLGLASTGLHSNGYTLVRHICFKQEKLQLDDRLDELDGAPLGQILLTPTRIYVRSVISVLSAYKTKKVIHGMAHITGGGLVGNIPRVLPPACNAVLKKKSWPIPPIFHFLQKRGPVEEQEMYRVFNMGIGYVLIVAPDFADAVKTKLEKAGEEVYKIGVITPGTGKVVIK; this is encoded by the coding sequence ATGACACCCTCAAAAAAACTCACGTATCAGCAGGCCGGCGTCAGCATTGACGCCAACGATGAAATGGTCCGACGCATCAGCCGTTCGCTGGCCTCCACATTCGGCCCGCGTGTCATTCCGCTGGAAAACGGCTTTGCCGGTCTTTTTCGTCTCGATTATGATGAAAAATTATTCAAGAAAAACTACAAAAACCCCGTTCTGGTTGCCTGTACCGACGGCGTAGGAACCAAAATCCTCATCGCCCGCCAGATGAACCGGATGGATTCCATCGGAATCGATTTGGTGGCGATGAATGTCAATGATATGCTCGTCCAGGGCGCTGAACCGCTCTTTTTCCTCGATTATCTGGCGGTCCACAAACTCATCCCGGAACAGATTGCCGAGATGGTCGAAGGCATCGCGGCCGGCTGCCGGATGGCGGACTGTGCCCTCATCGGCGGAGAAACGGCCGAAATGCCTGATTTATATGCGGAAAACGAATGCGACATGGCCGGATTTGCCGTCGGCGTCGTGGAGCGAAACCGCATCATCACCGGCCGAAATGTAGCACCGGGCGATGTCGTTCTCGGTCTGGCTTCCACCGGTCTGCACAGCAACGGTTATACCCTCGTCCGCCATATCTGCTTTAAGCAGGAAAAACTTCAGCTCGATGACCGTCTGGACGAATTGGACGGCGCCCCGTTAGGGCAAATCCTCCTGACGCCCACACGGATTTACGTCCGCTCGGTTATCTCCGTCCTGTCTGCCTATAAAACCAAAAAAGTCATCCACGGCATGGCTCATATCACCGGCGGCGGGCTGGTCGGGAATATTCCGCGCGTCCTTCCCCCCGCCTGCAATGCCGTCCTGAAAAAGAAATCCTGGCCGATTCCCCCCATTTTCCATTTCCTCCAAAAACGCGGTCCGGTCGAGGAACAGGAAATGTACCGGGTCTTTAATATGGGAATCGGGTATGTCCTGATTGTTGCTCCGGATTTTGCCGATGCAGTGAAAACCAAGCTGGAAAAAGCCGGAGAAGAAGTCTATAAAATCGGCGTGATTACACCCGGAACAGGCAAGGTCGTCATCAAATAA
- the gdhA gene encoding NADP-specific glutamate dehydrogenase, which translates to MSKVSSYIQSVLDIVKSRNPGEKEFFQAVQEVLESLEPVLERHPKYQEHKILERITEPERVIVFRVPWLDDKGQIQVNRGFRVQMNSAIGPYKGGLRFHPSVNVGILKFLAFEQVFKNSLTTLPMGGGKGGSDFDPKGKSDNEVMRFCQSFMTELCKHIGANTDVPAGDIGVGGREIGYLFGQYKRIVNEFTGVLTGKAVKWGGSLIRPEATGYGCVFFAQNMLATRGDSIAGKICTVSGSGNVAQYTVEKINQLGGKCVTLSDSSGTIYDPAGIDAEKLAWVMELKNVRRGRIREYADKFKGSQYLDGKRPWCIQCDCAFPSATQNEISEEDAKTLVKNGCKLVSEGANMPTEPGGVEVFLQSKILYGPGKAANAGGVAVSGLEMAQNAQHTNWTREEVERRLKEIMDAIHTQVKTTAEEYGVPGNYVVGANIAGFVKVADAMIDQGVV; encoded by the coding sequence ATGTCAAAAGTATCCTCTTACATTCAGTCGGTTCTGGATATAGTCAAGAGCCGAAACCCCGGAGAGAAGGAATTTTTCCAGGCGGTGCAGGAAGTGCTGGAGTCTTTGGAGCCGGTGCTGGAGCGTCATCCGAAATATCAGGAGCACAAAATTCTGGAGCGGATTACGGAGCCGGAACGGGTCATCGTCTTCCGTGTTCCGTGGCTGGATGATAAGGGGCAGATTCAGGTCAACCGCGGTTTTCGCGTTCAGATGAACAGTGCGATTGGGCCCTACAAGGGTGGTCTTCGGTTTCATCCGAGCGTGAATGTGGGGATTTTGAAGTTTCTGGCATTTGAACAGGTGTTCAAAAACTCTCTGACGACCCTGCCGATGGGCGGCGGCAAAGGCGGTTCGGACTTTGACCCGAAGGGCAAGTCGGACAACGAAGTGATGCGGTTCTGTCAGTCGTTTATGACGGAACTTTGCAAGCACATTGGAGCCAACACGGATGTGCCGGCCGGCGACATCGGGGTGGGCGGACGGGAAATCGGCTATCTGTTCGGCCAGTACAAACGGATTGTCAATGAGTTTACCGGCGTTCTGACGGGCAAGGCGGTCAAGTGGGGCGGCTCTCTGATTCGGCCGGAAGCGACCGGCTACGGCTGTGTCTTCTTTGCGCAGAATATGCTGGCCACCCGCGGGGACAGCATTGCAGGCAAAATCTGCACGGTGTCCGGTTCCGGAAACGTCGCACAATATACTGTGGAGAAAATCAATCAGCTCGGCGGCAAGTGTGTGACTCTGTCTGATTCGTCGGGAACGATTTATGACCCGGCCGGAATCGATGCGGAAAAACTGGCTTGGGTGATGGAGCTCAAGAATGTCCGCCGCGGCCGGATTCGGGAATATGCTGATAAATTCAAGGGCTCCCAGTATCTGGACGGCAAGCGTCCGTGGTGCATCCAGTGCGATTGTGCCTTCCCGTCTGCAACTCAGAATGAGATTTCCGAAGAGGACGCCAAGACGCTGGTTAAGAACGGCTGCAAACTGGTGAGCGAAGGCGCCAATATGCCGACCGAACCGGGCGGAGTGGAAGTCTTCCTGCAGAGCAAGATTCTGTACGGGCCGGGCAAGGCGGCCAATGCAGGCGGTGTGGCGGTTTCGGGTCTGGAAATGGCTCAGAACGCCCAGCATACCAACTGGACCCGCGAGGAAGTTGAGCGGCGTCTAAAGGAGATTATGGATGCCATTCATACCCAGGTGAAGACCACAGCGGAAGAATACGGCGTGCCGGGCAACTATGTTGTCGGTGCCAACATTGCCGGGTTTGTCAAGGTTGCCGATGCGATGATTGACCAGGGCGTTGTGTAA